From Pseudomonas arsenicoxydans:
CTTGCCATCGACACCGATGACGATCGGTGTCGCGCTCCAGTCGGTTTCCTTGACCCCCGGTTCGAAGAAGATCACTCGCTGCAACTGGCCGACGATGTAGTGCTTGTCCCGCAGCACGTCGACCTGCAACGGGCTGAGGTTTTGTGAATCACGACCGTCGGCAATGTCCGGCAGCAGAGGCCAATCCTCTTCGCGGATTTCGACCATGTGGTAGAGGCCGGGATAGTCTTCGTAGGCCATCTCGGCCAGGCGGAAGTCCGCGCCTTTGCCGGTATGCGAAGGAATAACGTCATCGATGATCACGGCGTTGTGCGCGGCGGCCATGCGCACCAGCGCTTGAAGCTGCGCTTCGGTGCCCAGTTGCGGGTCGATTTCGAAGCTGATGCGGTCGAAGTTGCCGTCAATGGTCGGTGTGCGTCGGGTGCCGGTCAGGCCGCCGGACATTTTCAGCGGGCCGTTGTGTATGCCCTGGATGCCGATTCTTGACAGGGCATGCCACAGGGTTTCGTCGCCCAGGGCTTCGAGCACGGTGCCATTTTCGCGGGTGACGATGGATGCCGGGTAGGCGGTGAACCATACGGACGCGAGGGCGGAGGCATCCCTAGGCCGGGTATGGGCGTAGGGCTGTTGCCACATCCGGCCTTGCCCTGAGTAGAGTTTGGCGCGCTGTCTGGCGGCGTGAAGCATCGATTGTTCAACCAACCAGGTCACGTGGTTTTTGTCAGCCGCGGTCATAGAAACGATTACCTGTTGTTTGGGTAAATATCTGTTGGGGCAGCGTTCGCTTGTTGGCGTCGGTGGCCACTTCCTCCTTATATGAGGGCCTGGGTTTGTATTCGTTGCATTTAGGGTTGATTGGGTTGGGTGTATATCCGTTGTTGGGGTAACGGCGGCTATTGGTTCCGCTTTTACAGCGGGTCACTTGGAGAAGCGCCAAGTAACCAAGCGCTTTTGCCCCTGACGTTCGGTGCCTCGCCTAGGCTCGGCATGCCCTCGCTCCGGTCCTGCTCCGTGGGCCCGCCGCCATCGGCCATCCATGGCCGGGGGCGGCTAACCCGGCATCCATGCCGGGTTGCCCACTGCGCAGAACCTCCACTCGGCCTCTCGAGGCGGCGTGTGCATCAAGATCAAGAGCTGCAAGCGAGCTACCGCTCGGCTTGTTGAGTGGTGAGGAGCAAGAGCGTTGCGTCGATCTGCTTTTTGTAAGAGTGAGCCTGCTCGCGATGTTGTTGATCTTGCTGTTGCATTCGGGTTTAGGTGGGTATGGGTTCACTTTTTAAGGCTGGTAATGCGATGGCGAGTGCCAGTATTAAAAGCGCTGCTGCTACCGCGAAGGTGATTGTCATGCCGTTGGCGACGGCCGCTGGCGCTGCTCGCGTGATGTCGGGGGCGGATGTGGCGAGCGCGAAGATTGCGCCCATGACCGAGGCTCCGGTGATGAGTCCCAGGTTGCGCGACAGGCTGAGCAGGCCGGCAATAAGGCCTCGTTGGTCGGGGCTGATGCCGGTCATGATCAGTGTGTTGTTGGCCGCTTGGAAAAGTGCGTAGCTGGCGGTGATGACTGCGATGGGCGCGAGGTAGCCCAAGACGCCGAAACGTGTCGGCATTGTCGCTAATACGCACGCCCCTAGCACCATGCAGGCCAGTCCGGCGACGGTCATGCGTTGCGCGCCGAATCGGTCGACCAGGCGCCCGGCGGGGACGCCAGCCAGTGCGGCGACCAGCGGGCCGACTGATAAGGCGAGTCCGACCAGTGCGGCCTTTAGCCCTAGCGTCGCCGAGAGGTAGAACGGCCCGACCACCAGTGTCGCCATCATCACGGTCGAGACCAGCAGGCTCATGGCCAGGCTCGCGCGCAAACTCCGGTCCTGGAACAGTGCGAGCTTTATCAGTGGCGATGCCACCTTCGCCTCGACGAACAGGAAAATCCCGCTGCCGACCACTGCCATCAGCAGCAACACAAGGTTGAGCGCCCCCCAGTCGCCACCGCCCCAGGTCATCGACAAGGCGTAGGCGCCGAGTGTCAGCGCAAGGACCAGCGTCCCGGTAATGTCGAACCTGGCACGCTGCGCCTTCGGCACAGGGCGATCGGCGGGCAAGTAGCGAAACGCGAGGGCCCAGTTCAAGAGGCCCAATGGCAGGTTGACCAGAAAAATCGCTTGCCAGCCGAAGCCCGAGATCAGCAGGCCACCGAGCGAGGGGCCCAGCGTGGTGCCGATTGCCGACATGGTGCCGAGCAAGCCCATGGCGCTGCCGGTTTGTGCTTTGGGCACGGTCTCGCCGACGAATGCCACGGTGAGCGCCAACATGATCGCTGCCCCCAGGCCCTGTACCGCCCGGGCAGCGACCAGCCACCACAGCGTCGGCGCCAGACCACACGCCAGTGACGCCAATGTGAAAATAGCGATGCCCGACAACATCAAGCGTCGCCGACCGATGAGATCACCGAGGCGTCCGACGCTAACGATCAACGTGGTGATCGCGAGCAGGTAAGCCAGGACGATCCACTGCACTTGCTGGAAAGAAGCCTCGAGCGCCTGGGCCAACGTCGGCAAGCCGGCATTGGCGATGCTGGTGTCGAGCGACGGCATCAACATCGACAGGGAAAGGCTGGCGAGCGCCCAGCGCACCGAACCGGTTTGCGTCATGAGTTTCATGGTTTTTGGCCACTGATGAAAAGTTGACCTTCAGCGTATTCCCGCGCATGACAGGGCGGAAGACGCACGCCTTGCACTGAATACCTGCACACGACGCCATGTCAGCGTCAACCGTGCTAACGTTGCCCCATGACGACTCCCGACCTGAACCTGCTGATTACCCTGGATGCGCTGCTCACCGAAGGCAGTGTGGCGCGCGCCGCCCAGCGCTTGCGATTGAGCCCATCGGCGATGAGCCGGGCGCTGGCGCGGTTGCGTGCAACCACCGGCGACCCGCTGCTGGTCCGGGCCGGGCGCGGCCTGGTGCCGACGCCCCGGGCGCTGCAATTGCGTGAACAAGTCAGCCAATTGGTGCAGGACGCCGAAGCGGTCTTGCGCCCTGCCGAGCAGCTCGACCTCAAACAACTGGAGCGCACCTTCACGCTGCGCACCAGTGACGGTTTCGTCGAGAATTTCGGCCCGGCATTGATTGCTCGCCTCGGCGATGAAGCGCCCGGCGTGCGCCTGCACTTCTTGCAGAAGCTCAACCAGGACAGCACGTTGCTGCGTGACGGAACGGTCGATCTGGAAACCGGCGTGGTCGGCGACACCACCAGCCCGGAGGTGCGTACCCGCGCCTTGTACCAGGACCGATTCATCGGTGTCGTGCGCATGGGGCATGCACTGAGCAAGGGCAAGATCACGCCCGCCCGTTACGCGTCTGGCAAGCACATTCTGGTGTCGCGACGCGGACGAGACCAAGGGCCGATGGATGACGCCTTGAAACCCCTTGGCCTGGTGCGGGAGATCGTCACGATTGTCGGCGGCTTTTCTGCGGCACTGGCGCTGGCCCGGGCCTCGGACCTGATCGCGACAGTGCCGGAACGCCACACACAGAATCTGCGCGCCGGCCTGCACTGTTTCCCTCTGCCGGTGGCGACGCCGATGATCACGGTTTCCATGCTCTGGCACCCGCGAATGGACGCCGATGCCGCGCATCAATGGTTGCGCGGCTGCATTCGTGAGCTGTGCGCAGGATTCCAGGCACCCTGAACTGATTTTTGTGGCCTGCAGGACTAGACTCAATCGGTTGCTTCGGACCACACCGGTCAGGCTAGCGATCTGGATATGAGGGAATGTCATGAGCGACAAAGACACGCTACGTAAATACTCCTCTCAAGTGGTCGACGGCGTAGAGCGCGCCCCCGGCCGTTCCATGCTGCGCGCGGTGGGTTTCACCGACGAGGATTTCAAGAAGCCGCAGATCGGCATCGCCTCCACCTGGGCGATGGTCACCCCGTGCAACATGCACATCGACAAGCTGGCCATCGAAGCCGAAAAAGGCGCGAATGCCGCCGGTGCCAAGGGCGTGATTTTCAACACCATCACCATTTCCGACGGCATCGCCAATGGCACCGAAGGCATGAAGTATTCCTTGGTGTCGCGCGAGGTCATCGCCGATTCCATCGAGGTGGTGGCCGGTTGCGAAGGCTTTGACGGCCTGGTGACCGTGGGCGGTTGTGACAAGAACATGCCGGGCTGCCTGATCGGGATGGCGCGCCTGAATCGCCCATCGATCTTCGTCTATGGCGGCACCATCCGCCCGGGCGCCGGGCACACCGACATCATTTCCGTGTTCGAAGCCGTCGGCCAGAATGCACGCGGCGATATCAACGAGATCCAGGTCAAGCAGATCGAGGAAGTGGCGATTCCCGGCCCCGGCTCCTGCGGCGGCATGTACACGGCCAACACCATGGCCTCGGCTATCGAGGCATTGGGCATGAGCCTGCCGGGGTCCAGCTCTCAGGACGCGGTCGGCAGCGACAAAGCCTCAGACAGCTTTCGCGCCGGTCAGCAGGTCATGGAGCTGCTCAAGCTGGACCTCAAGCCGCGCGACATCATGACCCGCAAAGCCTTCGAGAACGCCATTCGCGTGGTCATCGCCCTCGCCGGCTCGACCAATGCCGTGCTGCACTTGCTGGCGATGGCCCATGCGGTGGATGTCGAGCTGACGCTGGATGATTTCGTCGAGCTGGGCAAGATTTCCCCGGTGGTCGCCGACCTGCGCCCCAGCGGCAAATACATGATGAGCGAGCTGGTCGCCATCGGCGGCATCCAGCCGCTGATGAAACGCATGCTTGCCGCCGGCATGCTGCATGGCGATGTGCTGACGGTGACCGGCAAGACCCTGGCGGAAAACCTGGAGAACGTGCCCGATTATCCCGACGGTCAGGATGTGATCCTGCCGTTCGATCAGCCGGTCAAAAAGGACTCGCACCTAGTCGTACTGCGCGGCAACCTCTCGCCCACCGGCGCCGTGGCCAAGATCACCGGCAAGGAAGGTCTGCGCTTTCAAGGCTCGGCGCGCGTGTATCACGGTGAGGAAGGCGCACTGGCCGGGATTCTCAATGGCGAGGTCAAGGCTGGCGATGTGATCGTGATTCGCTATGAAGGCCCCAAGGGTGGGCCGGGCATGCGCGAAATGCTTTCACCGACCTCGGCGGTCATGGGCAAAGGCTTGGGCAAGGACGTTGCGCTGATCACCGATGGCCGTTTTTCCGGTGGTTCCCACGGTTTCGTAGTGGGACACATCACCCCGGAAGCCTTTGATGGCGGGCCGATCGCGTTGATTGAAGACGGCGACACGATCACCATCGACGCCGAAACCCGGCAAATCACGGTGGATGTCTCCGATGCCGTGCTGGCCGAGCGCAAGACCCGTTGGGTGCGCCCGGAATCCAAATACAAACGCGGGGTGTTGGCCAAATATGCGAAAACCGTGTCCAGCGCCTCGGAAGGCGCGGTGACGGACAAGTACCTTTAGGGTCAAGAGATCGCAGCCTCGTTTCACTCGACAGCTCCTACAGGGTTTTTGCGTTCCCCGGTAGGAGCTGTCGAGAGAAACGAGGCTGCGATCTTTTAAAGGCACCTACAGTCGAAACCGATCCACCGACTGCGACAGCTTGCCCGCCAGCGTCGACAGTTCATCGGTAGTCGAAGCCGTCTTGCCGATGACCTTGCTGTTGCCTTCGGACATGCCGGCAATCATGTCCACCTGATGGGCGATTTCGTTGCTGGCCAGGCTCTGCTCGCCAATCGTGCGGGTGATGTCGTTGACCAGCTGAGTGGTGTTGAGCGTGGCCTCGAGGATTTCGCGGATGGCGCGTTCGACGTCGGCGGTCACGGCCATGCCTTTGTCGACCTGTGCCACACCGGCCTCCATGCTGTTCACTGCCTCGCGCGTACTCTGCTGGATGCGCGAGACCATGCTGGCAATTTCCTGGGTGGAGGCGCTGGTGCGTCCTGCGAGACTGCGCACTTCGTCAGCCACCACGGCAAAACCACGGCCCTGCTCACCGGCACGGGCGGCCTCGATGGCGGCGTTCAGCGCCAGCAGGTTGGTTTGATCGGCGATGCCCTTGATCACCTGAATGATGCTGAAGATGCCCTCGGACTCCTTGTCCAGCGTGCGAATCACCAGGGCCGACTGCTGCGCCGATCGTGCAATGCCGTCCATGTCCTTGACCACCTGATGAATCACCTTACCGCCATCCTTGGCCAGCGCTTCGGCCTGGTTGGCCATGTTCAGCGCCCGCTCGGCATGCCGGGTGATTTCCTCGATGCTTGCGGTCATTTCACTGGCGGCCGCGGCCATGGTGCTGGCCGCGACGCTTTGCTGCTGGCTGCTGTCCGCCACCTGGTGGCAGCCGCTGCTCAGTTGCACGCTCATGCCACTCACGCCGTGCGCGTTGCTGCGAACCACCTCGATCATGCCGCGCAAGTCGCGCTGCATGGTCGCCAGGCTGCGTATCAGTGCACTGGCTTCGTCCTTGTGGGTGGGCTCGACAATCGGCTCGCTCAGGTTGCCATGGGCGATGCTTTCGGCGATCCGGCTGGCGGTCTGCAACGGCGCCATGATGCTTGAAATCACCCAGCGTCCCTGGATCAGCAGCAACAACAGACTCGCAATCAGCACGATCCCCAAGGTGAAATTGGCACTGTTGATAGCGTGTTCAGTGCCTTGGCTGGTTTGTCGGGTATTGGTTTCGATCAGGCCGCTGAGGGCGGCCATCTGGTCTTCAAGCTGGCTGAACGCGGCATTGAAGCTGCCGAGTTCCTTTTGCGCCGAATCCGGATTGTCCAGCGCCAGCCCGACGATACGCTCGGCGGCACTGATGTAGGTGTCGAGGCTCGGTTTGACCTTGTTCAGGCCCGCCATGATGGTATCGTTGACCGGCAACTTGAGGTTTTCACCCAGCACCTCACGGAAATGCGCCGCATGTTCCTCGATGGAACTGTGCACCTCAGCCTTGGTGCTGGTGCTTTTTCCCAGCCCGACCAGCATCGCCGACAACACATCGGCGCGCAGCGCGTCGTGCATCATGTCGGCTTCAAGGTGATTGCGCAGCGCGGTCATGCTGACCTCGTTGTCCTTCACCGCTTCAGCCATCCGGGTGTTTCCCACGTAGCTGACCAGGCTCACGATCAACGCCGTCAGCAAGCTCGTACCAATCAACAACAGCAAGCGTAATTTTATCGACACGATGTAGTCCTCTTGGCACGTCGCTTTTATGAATACGCTATCGGCAGCGCCAGCCGCTTTTTTAAGCCTTGAACCGGACTTTCAGTGTTTTGCGACATGCGGTAGGTACAGGCCCATTTGCAACGCAAATTTGCCCTTGTGCCTCGTGAACCTAGTGCTTAAACGCCAGTCATAGGCGAGCCCTGAATTCCCATTACCCTTGTCATCTGACCAGAGCTGTCCGCCTCATGCGCCCAACTGCCCTCGCCTTGCGCTTCATTTCGCTCTGCTTCATGCCTTTGATTCCCCTGTTTGCCAGTCCCGCCCATGCCAGCGGGGAACGACAACTGGTGGAAGCCATCAACGACTACCGCGCCCACCCGCAACGCTGCGACAGACGTCCGGCACAACGCTTGTCGCCACTGTCACTGAGACAGAACCTGGCGTTGCCGATTGGTTATGGCGGCGGTTTGCGGGATCGGTTGAAGGCTTCCGGCTATGCGGC
This genomic window contains:
- a CDS encoding MFS transporter, which codes for MKLMTQTGSVRWALASLSLSMLMPSLDTSIANAGLPTLAQALEASFQQVQWIVLAYLLAITTLIVSVGRLGDLIGRRRLMLSGIAIFTLASLACGLAPTLWWLVAARAVQGLGAAIMLALTVAFVGETVPKAQTGSAMGLLGTMSAIGTTLGPSLGGLLISGFGWQAIFLVNLPLGLLNWALAFRYLPADRPVPKAQRARFDITGTLVLALTLGAYALSMTWGGGDWGALNLVLLLMAVVGSGIFLFVEAKVASPLIKLALFQDRSLRASLAMSLLVSTVMMATLVVGPFYLSATLGLKAALVGLALSVGPLVAALAGVPAGRLVDRFGAQRMTVAGLACMVLGACVLATMPTRFGVLGYLAPIAVITASYALFQAANNTLIMTGISPDQRGLIAGLLSLSRNLGLITGASVMGAIFALATSAPDITRAAPAAVANGMTITFAVAAALLILALAIALPALKSEPIPT
- a CDS encoding LysR family transcriptional regulator, whose product is MTTPDLNLLITLDALLTEGSVARAAQRLRLSPSAMSRALARLRATTGDPLLVRAGRGLVPTPRALQLREQVSQLVQDAEAVLRPAEQLDLKQLERTFTLRTSDGFVENFGPALIARLGDEAPGVRLHFLQKLNQDSTLLRDGTVDLETGVVGDTTSPEVRTRALYQDRFIGVVRMGHALSKGKITPARYASGKHILVSRRGRDQGPMDDALKPLGLVREIVTIVGGFSAALALARASDLIATVPERHTQNLRAGLHCFPLPVATPMITVSMLWHPRMDADAAHQWLRGCIRELCAGFQAP
- the ilvD gene encoding dihydroxy-acid dehydratase; translation: MSDKDTLRKYSSQVVDGVERAPGRSMLRAVGFTDEDFKKPQIGIASTWAMVTPCNMHIDKLAIEAEKGANAAGAKGVIFNTITISDGIANGTEGMKYSLVSREVIADSIEVVAGCEGFDGLVTVGGCDKNMPGCLIGMARLNRPSIFVYGGTIRPGAGHTDIISVFEAVGQNARGDINEIQVKQIEEVAIPGPGSCGGMYTANTMASAIEALGMSLPGSSSQDAVGSDKASDSFRAGQQVMELLKLDLKPRDIMTRKAFENAIRVVIALAGSTNAVLHLLAMAHAVDVELTLDDFVELGKISPVVADLRPSGKYMMSELVAIGGIQPLMKRMLAAGMLHGDVLTVTGKTLAENLENVPDYPDGQDVILPFDQPVKKDSHLVVLRGNLSPTGAVAKITGKEGLRFQGSARVYHGEEGALAGILNGEVKAGDVIVIRYEGPKGGPGMREMLSPTSAVMGKGLGKDVALITDGRFSGGSHGFVVGHITPEAFDGGPIALIEDGDTITIDAETRQITVDVSDAVLAERKTRWVRPESKYKRGVLAKYAKTVSSASEGAVTDKYL
- a CDS encoding methyl-accepting chemotaxis protein — translated: MQRDLRGMIEVVRSNAHGVSGMSVQLSSGCHQVADSSQQQSVAASTMAAAASEMTASIEEITRHAERALNMANQAEALAKDGGKVIHQVVKDMDGIARSAQQSALVIRTLDKESEGIFSIIQVIKGIADQTNLLALNAAIEAARAGEQGRGFAVVADEVRSLAGRTSASTQEIASMVSRIQQSTREAVNSMEAGVAQVDKGMAVTADVERAIREILEATLNTTQLVNDITRTIGEQSLASNEIAHQVDMIAGMSEGNSKVIGKTASTTDELSTLAGKLSQSVDRFRL